A section of the Phaseolus vulgaris cultivar G19833 chromosome 8, P. vulgaris v2.0, whole genome shotgun sequence genome encodes:
- the LOC137827267 gene encoding uncharacterized protein isoform X3 gives MFVCKHGSQSEILLRVKQGDNPTFGFLMPDHHLHAYFRFLINHPDILKADKDDGSSTEDINKAQGGDQIGGALSLLGSVYGSGEDEDGTSENTFDFEKKECEVASVDAVSTYTSSGVEPAESCSDVVKKDVSISKNPIPSLKEKVPIIKRNHSISTVKTATAGRAKSGDGLDLMSNTQNKSQTSAPSTAAKIELPVVEPPSELKRAIEKIVEFILKNGKQFEAVLAEQDRPHGRFPFLLPSNRYHTYYLKVLHTVEQSKLRGKGHQKHNPAGRAVDNNSAVHEKSDNLLHGSMASDLPNDMDRKEKFKMTIGKSKKDGQDPIPKDQAQNTVSMDAAATAAILQAATRGFKNPNLEFFSKTSSGSGQGLGSDGGYLSSSGTGSLYSSQPQGLVENPNLIVKARASAPVAKAIAEKIAIATAGEADSSEAHMTKEQKIKAERLKRAKMFAAMLKSGVGASELPRALSVEPLGSGLSGSDAETGNLVGKEREGSSVPFDVENSDKSQNSEEKLSADNSDKSQKSEEKLTGDNDERRSKRKYRSRCSRHEEEEEEKKKEEDQEDKRRHKRSGKRHRSSHSRDRHKHKRRQSSSKDRHSHRVVKHDSSSDDEHQRSSRRCHNYDSSSDDEHRKRRHSRRSNKHYSSSDDEHRHRSRSVKRERRSHGERETEVEEGEIIMKLEKSAVSGEVGGGGREASAGLSNARASSQSPEVTDVSDELRAKIRAMLMANR, from the exons ATGTTTGTCTGCAAACATGGAAGTCAGTCAGAAATCCTTCTTAGGGTGAAGCAAGGAGATAATCCAACCTTTGGATTCCTGATGCCTGATCATCATCTTCATGCATATTTTAGGTTTCTTATTAATCACCCAGATATTCTGAAAGCTGACAAAGATGATGGCAGCTCAACTGAGGACATCAATAAGGCTCAGGGGGGTGATCAAATAGGTGGTGCATTGTCTTTGCTTGGATCTGTCTATGGATCCGGAGAGGATGAGGATGGTACATCCGAGAACACTTTTGACTTTGAGAAAAAGGAATGTGAGGTAGCATCAGTTGATGCTGTTAGTACTTATACTTCTTCAGGAGTAGAACCGGCAGAATCGTGTTCAGATGTGGTCAAGAAGGATGTAAGCATTTCTAAAAACCCAATACCTTCTTTGAAAGAAAAGGTTCCCATCATAAAGCGGAATCATTCTATCAGTACTGTTAAGACTGCAACCGCAGGTAGAGCAAAATCAGGTGATGGCTTGGATTTAATGTCTAATACACAGAACAAGTCACAGACTTCTGCTCCCAGTACTGCTGCTAAGATTGAACTGCCTGTTGTTGAACCTCCGTCTGAATTAAAGAGAGCTATAGAGAAGATAGTTGAGTTCATCCTAAAAAATGGAAAACAATTTGAGGCTGTTCTTGCAGAACAGGATCGTCCTCATGGAAGGTTCCCCTTTCTTCTGCCATCCAATCGATATCATACTTACTATCTAAAAGTTCTTCATACTGTCGAACAG TCTAAGTTACGAGGCAAGGGTCACCAGAAGCACAATCCAGCCGGTCGTGCAGTGGACAATAATTCCGCCGTACATGAGAAAAGTGACAATCTTTTACATGGATCTATGGCTTCTGATCTACCAAATGATATGGACCGAAAAGAAAAGTTCAAGATGACTATTGGCAAGTCAAAGAAGGATGGTCAAGATCCAATTCCCAAAGACCAAGCTCAAAACACAGTTAGCATGGATGCAGCTGCGACAGCAGCTATTCTTCAGGCTGCCACTAGGGgttttaaaaaccctaatttaGAATTCTTTAGCAAGACATCAAGTGGTAGTGGTCAGGGCCTTGGAAGTGATGGTGGGTATTTATCTAGCTCTGGGACTGGGAGTCTGTATTCATCTCAACCACAAGGTCTTGTTGAAAATCCAAACTTGATTGTAAAGGCTAGGGCTTCTGCCCCTGTTGCCAAGGCTATTGCGGAAAAAATAGCTATTGCAACAGCAGGTGAGGCGGACTCCTCTGAAGCACATATGACTAAAGAGCAAAAGATTAAGGCAGAGAGATTGAAACGAGCAAAGATGTTTGCAGCCATGCTAAAAAGCGGTGTTGGAGCAAGTGAATTGCCACGAGCTTTATCAGTGGAGCCACTTGGCTCTGGCCTTTCCGGTTCAGATGCTGAGACTGGGAATCTTGTGGGTAAAGAAAGGGAAGGAAGTTCTGTTCCATTTGATGTTGAAAATTCAGATAAAAGTCAAAATTCTGAGGAGAAGCTTTCTGCTGATAATTCAGATAAAAGTCAGAAGTCTGAGGAGAAACTTACTGGTGATAATGATGAACGCCGTTCAAAAAGAAAGTACCGTTCAAGATGTAGTAGACatgaagaggaggaagaagagaagaagaaagaagaagaccAAGAAGATAAAAGACGCCATAAACGATCAGGAAAAAGACATCGATCTTCACACAGTCGAGACAGACATAAGCACAAGAGAAGACAATCCTCCTCAAAAGACAGGCATTCTCACAGGGTGGTCAAGCATGACAGTTCCTCTGACGATGAACACCAACGTTCTTCAAGACGTTGTCATAACTACGATAGCTCTTCTGATGACGAACACCGTAAGCGTAGACATTCTCGGCGTTCTAATAAACATTATAGTTCGTCTGATGATGAACACAGGCACCGAAGCAGAAGTGTAAAGCGTGAGAGAAGATCCCATGGTGAAAGAGAAACAGAGGTGGAGGAAGGAGAGATAATTATGAAATTGGAAAAGTCAGCAGTTAGTGGTGAGGTTGGAGGTGGTGGTAGGGAGGCCTCTGCTGGATTATCTAATGCAAGGGCTTCTTCTCAATCACCTGAAGTAACTGATGTTTCTGATGAGCTCAGAGCCAAAATTCGAGCCATGTTAATGGCTAACCGGTAA
- the LOC137827271 gene encoding transcription factor IIIA-like: MVEAVEIEERPKFRDIRRYFCQYCGICRSKKTLITSHINSHHKEEDEKARKERDPEEESSKSHTCEDCGITFKKHAYLLQHMQSHSLERPFVCALDDCQASYRRKDHLTRHLLLHEGKTFKCPVVNCNTEFSLLSNMKRHVEEIHDDSSPAVTDKSHKQHVCPEIGCGKVFRFASQLKKHEDSHVKLESVDVVCLEPGCMMHFTNVQCLKAHVNSSHQYMTCDICGSKQLKKNIKRHLRSHEPDSSSLETFQCEFKGCSCTFSNKSNLDKHKKVVHLKEKPFLCGFPDCGMRFAYKHVRDKHEKTVKHVFTLGDFEEADEEFRSRPRGGRKRKCPTVEMLIRKRVTPPSQWEDWLFMQDSE; this comes from the exons ATGGTTGAAGCCGTGGAAATCGAAGAAAGGCCAAAATTCAGAGATATTAGACGTTATTTCTGCCAGTACTGCGGTATCTGCAGATCCAAAAAAACCCTAATTACCTCTCACATCAATTCGCACCACAAG GAAGAGGATGAGAAggcaagaaaagaaagagatcCTGAAGAAGAGTCTTCGAAATCCCACACCTGCGAGGACTGTGGCATCACTTTCAAGAAACACGCATATTTGTTGCAGCACATGCAAAGTCATTCGCTTGAG AGGCCGTTTGTGTGTGCGCTTGATGATTGTCAAGCGAGTTACAGAAGGAAGGACCACCTGACTAGGCACCTTCTACTACATGAAGGGAAGACTTTCAAGTGTCCTGTTGTGAATTGCAACACTGAGTTCTCTTTGCTGAGCAATATGAAAAGACACGTTGAGGAGATTCACGATGACAGTTCTCCTGCAGTTACTGACAAAAGTCACAAACAACATGTGTGTCCAGAGATTGGCTGTGGAAAGGTTTTCAGATTTGCTTCACAGCTAAAAAAGCATGAAGATTCTCATG TTAAGCTGGAGTCAGTGGATGTGGTGTGCTTAGAGCCTGGTTGCATGATGCATTTTACTAATGTCCAGTGCCTTAAAGCCCATGTAAATTCCTCTCATCAATATATGACCTGTGACATCTGTGGGTCTAAGCAACTGAAGAAGAATATTAAGCGTCACCTTCGTTCACATGAACCTGACAGCAGTTCCTTAGAGACCTTTCAATGCGAGTTTAAGGGTTGTAGCTGCACATTCTCTAAT AAATCTAATCTTGACAAGCATAAGAAGGTCGTGCACCTTAAAGAAAAACCTTTTCTGTGTGGGTTTCCTGATTGTGGCATGAGATTTGCTTACAAACATGTGCGGGATAAACACGAAAAAACCGTTAAACATGTTTTTACCCTT GGTGATTTTGAAGAAGCTGATGAAGAGTTCAGGTCAAGGCCGAGGGGAGGGAGGAAGAGAAAATGTCCTACCGTTGAAATGTTAATCAGGAAGAGGGTTACCCCACCTAGTCAATGGGAGGATTGGTTATTTATGCAGGATAGTGAGTAG
- the LOC137827267 gene encoding uncharacterized protein isoform X1 gives MDLEVVGRHAMLFDDDGMAAFVNSAEALVEWNSLSIDRYDVRHLLSSPLPPRLKRRPPQPEPDLDHLRYLDLPSSSSDEEPQDNGSDPVSSAGFHAVTFSYGNTNASMEIKDDDAESSFVPNFPVPASLLHNLPPNEKIHQIISRTAMFVCKHGSQSEILLRVKQGDNPTFGFLMPDHHLHAYFRFLINHPDILKADKDDGSSTEDINKAQGGDQIGGALSLLGSVYGSGEDEDGTSENTFDFEKKECEVASVDAVSTYTSSGVEPAESCSDVVKKDVSISKNPIPSLKEKVPIIKRNHSISTVKTATAGRAKSGDGLDLMSNTQNKSQTSAPSTAAKIELPVVEPPSELKRAIEKIVEFILKNGKQFEAVLAEQDRPHGRFPFLLPSNRYHTYYLKVLHTVEQSKLRGKGHQKHNPAGRAVDNNSAVHEKSDNLLHGSMASDLPNDMDRKEKFKMTIGKSKKDGQDPIPKDQAQNTVSMDAAATAAILQAATRGFKNPNLEFFSKTSSGSGQGLGSDGGYLSSSGTGSLYSSQPQGLVENPNLIVKARASAPVAKAIAEKIAIATAGEADSSEAHMTKEQKIKAERLKRAKMFAAMLKSGVGASELPRALSVEPLGSGLSGSDAETGNLVGKEREGSSVPFDVENSDKSQNSEEKLSADNSDKSQKSEEKLTGDNDERRSKRKYRSRCSRHEEEEEEKKKEEDQEDKRRHKRSGKRHRSSHSRDRHKHKRRQSSSKDRHSHRVVKHDSSSDDEHQRSSRRCHNYDSSSDDEHRKRRHSRRSNKHYSSSDDEHRHRSRSVKRERRSHGERETEVEEGEIIMKLEKSAVSGEVGGGGREASAGLSNARASSQSPEVTDVSDELRAKIRAMLMANR, from the exons ATGGATCTGGAGGTGGTTGGGCGTCACGCGATGTTGTTCGACGATGACGGCATGGCGGCGTTCGTGAATTCAGCGGAAGCTCTGGTGGAATGGAACTCGCTCTCCATCGATCGCTACGATGTCCGACACCTTCTCTCCTCTCCCCTCCCTCCGCGCCTCAAGCGCCGCCCTCCTCAGCCCGAACCCGACCTCGATCACCTACGCTATCTCGATCTCCCTTCCTCTTCTTCCGATGAAGAACCACAAG ATAATGGTTCAGATCCAGTAAGTTCAGCTGGCTTTCATGCTGTTACCTTTTCATATGGAAATACTAATGCCTCCATGGAGATAAAGGACGATGATGCTGAGTCTAGTTTTGTTCCGAACTTCCCAGTACCAGCGAGTCTACTCCATAATCTG cCTCCAAATGAGAAAATACATCAGATTATTTCAAGGACTGCAATGTTTGTCTGCAAACATGGAAGTCAGTCAGAAATCCTTCTTAGGGTGAAGCAAGGAGATAATCCAACCTTTGGATTCCTGATGCCTGATCATCATCTTCATGCATATTTTAGGTTTCTTATTAATCACCCAGATATTCTGAAAGCTGACAAAGATGATGGCAGCTCAACTGAGGACATCAATAAGGCTCAGGGGGGTGATCAAATAGGTGGTGCATTGTCTTTGCTTGGATCTGTCTATGGATCCGGAGAGGATGAGGATGGTACATCCGAGAACACTTTTGACTTTGAGAAAAAGGAATGTGAGGTAGCATCAGTTGATGCTGTTAGTACTTATACTTCTTCAGGAGTAGAACCGGCAGAATCGTGTTCAGATGTGGTCAAGAAGGATGTAAGCATTTCTAAAAACCCAATACCTTCTTTGAAAGAAAAGGTTCCCATCATAAAGCGGAATCATTCTATCAGTACTGTTAAGACTGCAACCGCAGGTAGAGCAAAATCAGGTGATGGCTTGGATTTAATGTCTAATACACAGAACAAGTCACAGACTTCTGCTCCCAGTACTGCTGCTAAGATTGAACTGCCTGTTGTTGAACCTCCGTCTGAATTAAAGAGAGCTATAGAGAAGATAGTTGAGTTCATCCTAAAAAATGGAAAACAATTTGAGGCTGTTCTTGCAGAACAGGATCGTCCTCATGGAAGGTTCCCCTTTCTTCTGCCATCCAATCGATATCATACTTACTATCTAAAAGTTCTTCATACTGTCGAACAG TCTAAGTTACGAGGCAAGGGTCACCAGAAGCACAATCCAGCCGGTCGTGCAGTGGACAATAATTCCGCCGTACATGAGAAAAGTGACAATCTTTTACATGGATCTATGGCTTCTGATCTACCAAATGATATGGACCGAAAAGAAAAGTTCAAGATGACTATTGGCAAGTCAAAGAAGGATGGTCAAGATCCAATTCCCAAAGACCAAGCTCAAAACACAGTTAGCATGGATGCAGCTGCGACAGCAGCTATTCTTCAGGCTGCCACTAGGGgttttaaaaaccctaatttaGAATTCTTTAGCAAGACATCAAGTGGTAGTGGTCAGGGCCTTGGAAGTGATGGTGGGTATTTATCTAGCTCTGGGACTGGGAGTCTGTATTCATCTCAACCACAAGGTCTTGTTGAAAATCCAAACTTGATTGTAAAGGCTAGGGCTTCTGCCCCTGTTGCCAAGGCTATTGCGGAAAAAATAGCTATTGCAACAGCAGGTGAGGCGGACTCCTCTGAAGCACATATGACTAAAGAGCAAAAGATTAAGGCAGAGAGATTGAAACGAGCAAAGATGTTTGCAGCCATGCTAAAAAGCGGTGTTGGAGCAAGTGAATTGCCACGAGCTTTATCAGTGGAGCCACTTGGCTCTGGCCTTTCCGGTTCAGATGCTGAGACTGGGAATCTTGTGGGTAAAGAAAGGGAAGGAAGTTCTGTTCCATTTGATGTTGAAAATTCAGATAAAAGTCAAAATTCTGAGGAGAAGCTTTCTGCTGATAATTCAGATAAAAGTCAGAAGTCTGAGGAGAAACTTACTGGTGATAATGATGAACGCCGTTCAAAAAGAAAGTACCGTTCAAGATGTAGTAGACatgaagaggaggaagaagagaagaagaaagaagaagaccAAGAAGATAAAAGACGCCATAAACGATCAGGAAAAAGACATCGATCTTCACACAGTCGAGACAGACATAAGCACAAGAGAAGACAATCCTCCTCAAAAGACAGGCATTCTCACAGGGTGGTCAAGCATGACAGTTCCTCTGACGATGAACACCAACGTTCTTCAAGACGTTGTCATAACTACGATAGCTCTTCTGATGACGAACACCGTAAGCGTAGACATTCTCGGCGTTCTAATAAACATTATAGTTCGTCTGATGATGAACACAGGCACCGAAGCAGAAGTGTAAAGCGTGAGAGAAGATCCCATGGTGAAAGAGAAACAGAGGTGGAGGAAGGAGAGATAATTATGAAATTGGAAAAGTCAGCAGTTAGTGGTGAGGTTGGAGGTGGTGGTAGGGAGGCCTCTGCTGGATTATCTAATGCAAGGGCTTCTTCTCAATCACCTGAAGTAACTGATGTTTCTGATGAGCTCAGAGCCAAAATTCGAGCCATGTTAATGGCTAACCGGTAA
- the LOC137827267 gene encoding uncharacterized protein isoform X2, with amino-acid sequence MECNLLRFLCQKTNNGSDPVSSAGFHAVTFSYGNTNASMEIKDDDAESSFVPNFPVPASLLHNLPPNEKIHQIISRTAMFVCKHGSQSEILLRVKQGDNPTFGFLMPDHHLHAYFRFLINHPDILKADKDDGSSTEDINKAQGGDQIGGALSLLGSVYGSGEDEDGTSENTFDFEKKECEVASVDAVSTYTSSGVEPAESCSDVVKKDVSISKNPIPSLKEKVPIIKRNHSISTVKTATAGRAKSGDGLDLMSNTQNKSQTSAPSTAAKIELPVVEPPSELKRAIEKIVEFILKNGKQFEAVLAEQDRPHGRFPFLLPSNRYHTYYLKVLHTVEQSKLRGKGHQKHNPAGRAVDNNSAVHEKSDNLLHGSMASDLPNDMDRKEKFKMTIGKSKKDGQDPIPKDQAQNTVSMDAAATAAILQAATRGFKNPNLEFFSKTSSGSGQGLGSDGGYLSSSGTGSLYSSQPQGLVENPNLIVKARASAPVAKAIAEKIAIATAGEADSSEAHMTKEQKIKAERLKRAKMFAAMLKSGVGASELPRALSVEPLGSGLSGSDAETGNLVGKEREGSSVPFDVENSDKSQNSEEKLSADNSDKSQKSEEKLTGDNDERRSKRKYRSRCSRHEEEEEEKKKEEDQEDKRRHKRSGKRHRSSHSRDRHKHKRRQSSSKDRHSHRVVKHDSSSDDEHQRSSRRCHNYDSSSDDEHRKRRHSRRSNKHYSSSDDEHRHRSRSVKRERRSHGERETEVEEGEIIMKLEKSAVSGEVGGGGREASAGLSNARASSQSPEVTDVSDELRAKIRAMLMANR; translated from the exons ATGGAATGTAATTTGCTACGGTTCCTGTGTCAGAAAACAA ATAATGGTTCAGATCCAGTAAGTTCAGCTGGCTTTCATGCTGTTACCTTTTCATATGGAAATACTAATGCCTCCATGGAGATAAAGGACGATGATGCTGAGTCTAGTTTTGTTCCGAACTTCCCAGTACCAGCGAGTCTACTCCATAATCTG cCTCCAAATGAGAAAATACATCAGATTATTTCAAGGACTGCAATGTTTGTCTGCAAACATGGAAGTCAGTCAGAAATCCTTCTTAGGGTGAAGCAAGGAGATAATCCAACCTTTGGATTCCTGATGCCTGATCATCATCTTCATGCATATTTTAGGTTTCTTATTAATCACCCAGATATTCTGAAAGCTGACAAAGATGATGGCAGCTCAACTGAGGACATCAATAAGGCTCAGGGGGGTGATCAAATAGGTGGTGCATTGTCTTTGCTTGGATCTGTCTATGGATCCGGAGAGGATGAGGATGGTACATCCGAGAACACTTTTGACTTTGAGAAAAAGGAATGTGAGGTAGCATCAGTTGATGCTGTTAGTACTTATACTTCTTCAGGAGTAGAACCGGCAGAATCGTGTTCAGATGTGGTCAAGAAGGATGTAAGCATTTCTAAAAACCCAATACCTTCTTTGAAAGAAAAGGTTCCCATCATAAAGCGGAATCATTCTATCAGTACTGTTAAGACTGCAACCGCAGGTAGAGCAAAATCAGGTGATGGCTTGGATTTAATGTCTAATACACAGAACAAGTCACAGACTTCTGCTCCCAGTACTGCTGCTAAGATTGAACTGCCTGTTGTTGAACCTCCGTCTGAATTAAAGAGAGCTATAGAGAAGATAGTTGAGTTCATCCTAAAAAATGGAAAACAATTTGAGGCTGTTCTTGCAGAACAGGATCGTCCTCATGGAAGGTTCCCCTTTCTTCTGCCATCCAATCGATATCATACTTACTATCTAAAAGTTCTTCATACTGTCGAACAG TCTAAGTTACGAGGCAAGGGTCACCAGAAGCACAATCCAGCCGGTCGTGCAGTGGACAATAATTCCGCCGTACATGAGAAAAGTGACAATCTTTTACATGGATCTATGGCTTCTGATCTACCAAATGATATGGACCGAAAAGAAAAGTTCAAGATGACTATTGGCAAGTCAAAGAAGGATGGTCAAGATCCAATTCCCAAAGACCAAGCTCAAAACACAGTTAGCATGGATGCAGCTGCGACAGCAGCTATTCTTCAGGCTGCCACTAGGGgttttaaaaaccctaatttaGAATTCTTTAGCAAGACATCAAGTGGTAGTGGTCAGGGCCTTGGAAGTGATGGTGGGTATTTATCTAGCTCTGGGACTGGGAGTCTGTATTCATCTCAACCACAAGGTCTTGTTGAAAATCCAAACTTGATTGTAAAGGCTAGGGCTTCTGCCCCTGTTGCCAAGGCTATTGCGGAAAAAATAGCTATTGCAACAGCAGGTGAGGCGGACTCCTCTGAAGCACATATGACTAAAGAGCAAAAGATTAAGGCAGAGAGATTGAAACGAGCAAAGATGTTTGCAGCCATGCTAAAAAGCGGTGTTGGAGCAAGTGAATTGCCACGAGCTTTATCAGTGGAGCCACTTGGCTCTGGCCTTTCCGGTTCAGATGCTGAGACTGGGAATCTTGTGGGTAAAGAAAGGGAAGGAAGTTCTGTTCCATTTGATGTTGAAAATTCAGATAAAAGTCAAAATTCTGAGGAGAAGCTTTCTGCTGATAATTCAGATAAAAGTCAGAAGTCTGAGGAGAAACTTACTGGTGATAATGATGAACGCCGTTCAAAAAGAAAGTACCGTTCAAGATGTAGTAGACatgaagaggaggaagaagagaagaagaaagaagaagaccAAGAAGATAAAAGACGCCATAAACGATCAGGAAAAAGACATCGATCTTCACACAGTCGAGACAGACATAAGCACAAGAGAAGACAATCCTCCTCAAAAGACAGGCATTCTCACAGGGTGGTCAAGCATGACAGTTCCTCTGACGATGAACACCAACGTTCTTCAAGACGTTGTCATAACTACGATAGCTCTTCTGATGACGAACACCGTAAGCGTAGACATTCTCGGCGTTCTAATAAACATTATAGTTCGTCTGATGATGAACACAGGCACCGAAGCAGAAGTGTAAAGCGTGAGAGAAGATCCCATGGTGAAAGAGAAACAGAGGTGGAGGAAGGAGAGATAATTATGAAATTGGAAAAGTCAGCAGTTAGTGGTGAGGTTGGAGGTGGTGGTAGGGAGGCCTCTGCTGGATTATCTAATGCAAGGGCTTCTTCTCAATCACCTGAAGTAACTGATGTTTCTGATGAGCTCAGAGCCAAAATTCGAGCCATGTTAATGGCTAACCGGTAA